The stretch of DNA ctgtgTTCCATTGTCTTTCTTTACTTTAGGTTGAAACTGATGTTTATATACACTTAAAGAATAAGGTTAGAATACACAGCCATGCTTTTGAGATAATATACCTATGAGTGCGTCCATGTTGGAAAGCATAAACTATGTTTTTAATGAGAGTGACTTTTACTGTTTGAAGATTTTGTTtttgatacgtatattttaaatttatataaacttcatttataaattatagagttacagtataatttaattttctatgtaatgcaataaaaaacaaatattatGCAATGTTAATTAGATTTTGTTGAAACGTacataaaataaagaaacaaaaattaaataatataattaaattaaataatatattaataattatattaataattatatatataataatattatattaaataatataatttcttatttatttgaaGCAATCATTAGTATAATTATTTGCTCGGACGAAACAAagctaaaatttttatatttttgttacagCAGTGATTTAacaatttgtagaaaaaattgttttgtatttataatattcttaaATATGTTGCAACAAGTACATAagtaacaattaatttattaaatgaagtattaataaatagtaaaattaagtTCTTATATAGGTAAGGAATGGAGTAGGAAAACAATTGTTAATACtaagtattttttttataatttcgttTCAGTTATCCGTCATTTCCACGGGTTCATATAAATCATTTGTATGCTAATAtacattacatatatgtataaaacatAGTGTCTATTCTATAAAATCAAATactttttataacaaatatgtaTGTTAATATTAGCGAGtactaaatacaatttaataacAAATACGATGAAGTAAACTCACATACAACTTTAAAACGATTGTATATTACTAcctatcaaatattatatataatataagatgtaactgtattaaattacaattaataacACTTAGATAATATTATCTACAAATTTTTTGGAAAAAAAACAATTATTGTATATTGATATGTGATATATGGATAAataatatactatatgtatatatgtatgtttaaaaaatatatcatataaataatataaatatatattacaaaaattgaaagaaaaatatatgtatgtataattgaCTATaggtaaatagtaaataattaatgttacaTTGTTAACTCTCGGTTAttcaattatttacaaatgaaTAAGATATCTATTTCTTATGGAAGCTTATCattcttatataatttttacatcCACGAATAAGATTTTTCTtagcgtattttttttttataacgaaTTAGGAAATTGTtggtataacattaaatttaatgtgGTTTATTTCATATGAAAGTGTTTCATGTTCCCATAATTACGTATTTTTAATTCTTGTTCTATACTACCTGCaaacattattaaatttattttgatgttaaacaattttttatgcgTTTGATTAAATTTTCTTCTACTGAGTCAAGCGATTGTAATTAGAAATACGAAATGTTTTGTCAAATTAATAGAAACTGAAAAGGAAGataatatttagaataaatatacatttttttcgACGCGCATATATTAAATTGAACGAAGTACAGCATTACGAAGAATGTGTCTTTGTAGTACCCGGTAGTATTATCGCAAAGATATTATAAGAACATAAAACACAATGAAATCGTTCTTTACAAATGTTTTACAAGTAGTACTTACACAAAATTCTACTTCATCAAAtgatttttacagtttatgactcTCGTGTCTTTTTATCTAGAAGCAACAAATCCTATTGATCATAAAAACGAAATTCATTATCGAACAAAATTGAATATACTCAATATATTATAAGTAATATATTCAATGTATTGCACtgtaatacaaaattatataaaatcataatacgTAAAGCTAACTGAATAGTTCTTTGGTATTGTTTAATCAAATATGTTCATAGATCATAACCATTTCACCAAAACCAGTGATCTTTCGTATAATTTTGCAGTCTTTAGCTACAGGTTTCAAAAACTTGTCCCGATCTCTACGGTATCTGGCTTAAAGTGTTTTGGAAAGCCACAGGGATTTTTCACATGATTATATCGTCATTTATCGGGAAATCTCAGTTTGTGTGTCCTTTCATTTGATACATATCAACCAACAAACGGGAAATCGGAATTTCGCCTATGGTTTCGTGAAAAAACAAACGTTCGACCAATTTTGGGAAGATGGACGTCAAACGTCCGACAACGTGCATTAATGTCCCGCTTCTACCTGGTTGTCGTTGATAACGAGATTTCGTGTAATCCCCTAGAATGCATTGAGCCTGATCTTGTAACATTTTGATCGACTCGCTGGCGTGAAGACCCTCCGTTTCTGTGAAGGAACATATCGATATCGAAACAGGATTTTAAATATCGGTTTAATCTGCGGTTTAGAAACACACAGCAATCGAGATCGAAACGTAAAATATTTCGTTACTTTATATCGCTTAAAGGTAAGAGAAGAGAAAGATCGAAGTTTTAAGTATTTCCttgatttcaattatttaagtaaaaatattttcataaattcaaattacgaaatttgtttgaaatatatttatcaactttttcgaaattaaaaatcaaaatttctTATTACCTGGAGTAAACAGTGCTACCGCTTTCATACATCCCCATTCACTCATATCTGGTGAGAGTTGCCTAAAACGGCATATCGTGTCCTGAAATGCAGGCATACATAAAATCGTAAATaattccttttttttaaattttcactattactttttattacttaaaattataGAGATATTCTCGTTCATATTTGTCcaaaatattaaagaaaatgttaattatttattcattttcttatgatgaaattgtaaaatatttcatattctatgcagtaattaatataattttatataagttAAATTATTACCTGAATAGTAATTAATTGTTGATTCGTTGTAGCTTCGTCTGGCAATCTTGCTCGTACTTGTTCATCCTCCAGTAAGCCAGTAATATTCCACGATATAGACCACTGTGCTAGATGCAGGAGAAAAAGTTGTGTCCACGAGCCTTCGAGTAACAATAATTGATCGTTCTTCGAAAGGGATTGGAATAGTGGTAAGCAACAAACCCATCTTACTGCCATAAATAGTAAACGCGCAGTTGTTTCCTGAAACATATTAATAAGCTTCGTTCTCCGAGTGAAATTTTTGTTTCATCTGCTTTATTAATTAcacattttgtatatttagaaatgtaaaataataaaatatattaaattgctttctaacattaggtatatattttcaatttcaaactctttaataaaattatatcggATTAGAAAATGAACcgtttcatatatatataaatcaatttgtcattaattttattttgaagattttatattttataaaaataattatcgtaAAATTTTTGGTATAGTTACCTGTAATAGTTCTCGCGTAGGATTGGGATTTATTAATGTCCCAGTGGAATTATGACTAGCTTCTGTTTGTTCCAAAGAGTATTCTGTTTCCGATTGCAATGGTGCATTCCATACGAGTTccttataaataaatatgaaaatgtatttaaacaaataatacgcatctaagaataatattttaaaactaAAATACTTTGTCTAAAGAATAACATAACTTTatgatgttataaattattattaaaaatttgtaagCTATTTTTAAGCAATTTGATAATCtagatatttcaaatatttaatattatattattaaaaatcaacACAAATTTCTCTATTCTTTCaaaaaaaaattatcaattCCTTTTGTTAATACTTTAATCCCCAAAAATTATGTCAATATTGCAACATTGAGCTATAGCTCTAAACAAAAACTctgtaataaaatttaaaaatgtaaagaatgcatataatatgcgaaaataaaaaagatatcctCAGTAACTAATTGTAATATCACGAAAGGTAAAATCCCTATTTAGTTTAGTTTTTCAGTCGTATTCGTATAGTATGAATCTACATTACATTCGTATTCTACAAAATTATCATATAGACATTTAAAACATTTCTCTAAACTTCTCCCTGTGTGTTACCGGAAAGTTAATTTCACGAAACTAAATCCAAAACAAGGAACGAGGATCTCGTCAACACAGGGTCCACGATCGCTCAGTTTCAGTCCAGAGTGTGAAACCGGCAGGATTTGTCGGATTGACGGTTATAAAGTTTGCAAAGGGGAAACACCAGACTCGAGCAAATTGAGCTGAATTACTTACCTGACACTGCTCCGCGGACATTAGTATCTGAAGAAGGGGTGGCTGCGGTGTCAGAGCGACGCTCGGGGGTGCTGAGTAGAGGGTCGTGGTCGAAGGAGAATGCGGTAGAGCCAATGGTGCCGGGGACGAAGAGTCCTCCGGTGGTTTCTGCACCAGTGCCACTGGCCGTGGATAAGGCGAGAACCTCTGGTCGCACCTGAACTTTCTGCACACATTATCCTTAGCGTCCTTTTATTTGAGTTATCAATCTCTAATTGCTAAAAGTAAGGTTTTGCAGTAATATTTAGATTAAAATCATAGATGATCTTTTTctcaattatattttaaacgATGAAAATACTTTTAgcaataaaatatagaataattaaTGATATGTATAAAGTATAGGATGAATAATAACATATCTTTGATAGCCTGTATGATATTTCTGGCACGATTTTAAAATCGGCTTAAGAATGTGTAGAAGATAATATGGTATATCTTTTAGTTCTTCAACATCGAAAGGAGAAATTGAATTATTCCTTCATAAGCCTCGTCAATTTAAGTAGTATGAGCCATTGATGAATCAGACATTGTGTTTAAACAGAACAATAACGTAGCGTATTAAGTTACGATATTTACTACCTAATGCTAATGTGTACAAATATAAGTACAGATTTTAATAAGAATTTCATACACACCTTTGGTGCAAAAGAACATAAGGGGAACCAAGACCAGTCCTTAATCGATCATTGTGTAAAGGTGGTGCGATCGGTGATTGTTGTTGAGGTTGTTTTGGCTTCCTCGGACCTCGTTCGTGTTGTACAGCTAAACATCAATTATAAAGAATATGTGTTATTTTCATGTTGGATTCTCATTGTCTAATGATTATCCATGTATAATATGTAGTTTTCATTACTAAAAAACTTTCCTAATGCATTTCCTAAATTTAAgtgtttttaataataataaaaatttccaagATATTTAATCAGTAGCAAAATCcgaaagaaagaagttaaattgACAAAAAGGTAgatttatttaaatacataaaaatttattccttCTCCTTTTTCATAACTTTCATAATTTTGTTTATTAGTCGTATATGTTAATTGTTTTTCAAATATGTTCTTTCCAGTTTCTCTGAAGCACATCAATATGATTGATTTACGAAATACATTCTCGATATAACCATGAGTGATCTCTTAATGCCGGAGTATCATCTTGAATGGCTCTATTGATGCCACTCAAGTGCTTAATAGGGGGAGCAAAAAGGCTGGCGAAGGATTGAATACGGGATtctaaatttctttaaatacgATAAATTACACGTTAAAAGGGTCAATCTTTAATACGCCTTATAGAATTATTCACATCGTTTGAAATATTATCATCAAATAAGATGAACTactttatttacaatatttttaaatatttcatgaaagttcgaagaaatttcgaataaaaattacTTCTTAAACATTTTAATAGAAGGATGTTGATAAAGAAATGATGGAGAATTGATGATAAATTATTTGTGGTCATCATCTAATGTATTAAAAAAGATGTTCTCGGATATAAtgacataatagtaatattattacataaataaTTCCATGTTTTGAGTTCCTCAATAACGTTGAATAAATGTATTAACATATCCTATATAATAACAAAAAGAACACGACCTAAAAAGGAATTCTCCCCAAATCTTTTACCCAGGAAAGACTAATAGCACCCCTAATAAACTCTGAGCACCGACAAAACCAACTTCCACATCCATCCGTCTTTAAAAGACCGTTCGAATGAAATTCCTGTGTACACAATCCTGTCACGATTTTTCACCTCATTTACGCATCGATAAAAGTCGCGTCTTATTTGTGATCAAACCATTCCCTTATCCCTCCTCAACAACGAAAGGCgaaaaagaaaccaaaccaaacTTCAAATAGAAAAAGTCCGCGCAGATTGCTTGAAATCCAGATCAGGGGCAATATTAAAACtttcatattaaatattatatcaaCACAATCAACACAGATTTCTCTATTGCCAATTAATGTCGATTTAAATCAGAATTAATATCAATGATTCTCGTTAATGCCTTCCGCAGGAAttatgcgaatattacaataacATTACACAATACTAACGAATCCTGTCACGATCTTTCACTTCATTTACAAGCCAATAAAGAAGAAGATGAGTAAGAATATCATCAGCTTCGGACAACCAAACGTGAAAAAGAAACCAAATATACCTTCAACTACGATAGAGAGAATCACAAATCATCTCGCGATAGGATGGCCCCTCGCTCGATCTCCGGGCGGTTTCCTATTAATATCGCCTAAGAACTTAACGGTGGGAGCGAAAAAGTCCGCGCAGGTTGCGCGGAATTGAGTTCAGGGGGAGTGGTACTGTTCGAGATGTACGAGCTGTATTTCCGTGGCTTGG from Bombus affinis isolate iyBomAffi1 chromosome 3, iyBomAffi1.2, whole genome shotgun sequence encodes:
- the LOC126914214 gene encoding protein dissatisfaction-like isoform X1, translating into MLDFDQSRRMGTGDRLLDIPCLVCGDRSSGKHYGIYSCDGCSGFFKRSIHSNRRYICKVQGAMKGRCPIDKTHRNQCRACRLAKCFEANMNRDAVQHERGPRKPKQPQQQSPIAPPLHNDRLRTGLGSPYVLLHQRKFRCDQRFSPYPRPVALVQKPPEDSSSPAPLALPHSPSTTTLYSAPPSVALTPQPPLLQILMSAEQCQELVWNAPLQSETEYSLEQTEASHNSTGTLINPNPTRELLQETTARLLFMAVRWVCCLPLFQSLSKNDQLLLLEGSWTQLFLLHLAQWSISWNITGLLEDEQVRARLPDEATTNQQLITIQDTICRFRQLSPDMSEWGCMKAVALFTPETEGLHASESIKMLQDQAQCILGDYTKSRYQRQPGRSGTLMHVVGRLTSIFPKLVERLFFHETIGEIPISRLLVDMYQMKGHTN
- the LOC126914214 gene encoding protein dissatisfaction-like isoform X2, which translates into the protein MLDFDQSRRMGTGCSGFFKRSIHSNRRYICKVQGAMKGRCPIDKTHRNQCRACRLAKCFEANMNRDAVQHERGPRKPKQPQQQSPIAPPLHNDRLRTGLGSPYVLLHQRKFRCDQRFSPYPRPVALVQKPPEDSSSPAPLALPHSPSTTTLYSAPPSVALTPQPPLLQILMSAEQCQELVWNAPLQSETEYSLEQTEASHNSTGTLINPNPTRELLQETTARLLFMAVRWVCCLPLFQSLSKNDQLLLLEGSWTQLFLLHLAQWSISWNITGLLEDEQVRARLPDEATTNQQLITIQDTICRFRQLSPDMSEWGCMKAVALFTPETEGLHASESIKMLQDQAQCILGDYTKSRYQRQPGRSGTLMHVVGRLTSIFPKLVERLFFHETIGEIPISRLLVDMYQMKGHTN